The proteins below come from a single Chryseobacterium capnotolerans genomic window:
- a CDS encoding efflux RND transporter periplasmic adaptor subunit codes for MKKKFTWKKAIYIVLGLLFAVALFSGIGYLIKSNSQESEAFLTRKPSIQNMDDKVMATGKIVPKEEIEIKPNITGIIDKILVKEGDKVEVGQLIATVKIVPSISEVNAAQQEVQNAQIQISNAQMNVGNMQKQFEMQDKLFKQGVASRQEFLNAQQQLFSQQQTLKNAQQQLNTAQKRLQIAKTGATPELQGQGLATTQIRSKASGTVLEVPVKLGSQVIEANNFNAGTTICSVADLNSLIFKGEIDEAQAGKLKQGMDMNIVIGALQNKTFPGKLTMIAPKGKDNAGTIKFPVEGNVDNPNNEYIRAGFSANGEIVLSSQKNALLLDESLVQYEKKQGKDVPFVEVKQTDGKFKKVYVKLGASDGINVQILPGSNITKDSEVKVWNPSDKDKEELKEKAKAK; via the coding sequence ATGAAAAAGAAATTCACTTGGAAAAAAGCCATTTATATCGTGTTGGGGCTTTTATTTGCAGTGGCATTGTTCTCAGGGATCGGTTATCTTATAAAATCAAATTCCCAAGAAAGCGAGGCTTTCCTTACCCGTAAACCTAGTATCCAGAATATGGATGATAAGGTAATGGCCACTGGGAAAATTGTTCCAAAGGAAGAAATTGAAATTAAACCCAATATTACTGGGATTATCGATAAAATTTTAGTGAAGGAAGGTGATAAAGTGGAAGTAGGCCAGCTGATTGCTACTGTGAAAATTGTACCAAGTATTTCTGAAGTGAATGCAGCTCAGCAGGAAGTTCAGAATGCACAGATTCAGATAAGCAATGCACAGATGAATGTTGGGAATATGCAGAAGCAGTTTGAAATGCAGGATAAGCTTTTTAAGCAAGGTGTAGCTTCCAGACAAGAGTTCCTTAATGCTCAACAGCAGCTATTCTCACAGCAACAGACCTTGAAAAATGCTCAGCAGCAGTTGAATACTGCACAGAAAAGATTGCAGATCGCAAAAACCGGAGCTACTCCTGAACTTCAGGGGCAAGGTTTAGCTACCACTCAAATCCGTTCCAAAGCTTCAGGGACTGTTCTTGAGGTTCCTGTAAAATTAGGAAGCCAGGTAATTGAAGCGAATAACTTTAATGCAGGAACAACCATTTGTTCAGTAGCCGATCTAAATTCTCTGATATTCAAAGGAGAAATTGATGAAGCGCAGGCAGGAAAGTTAAAGCAAGGAATGGATATGAATATTGTAATCGGTGCATTACAGAATAAAACTTTCCCTGGGAAGCTGACTATGATTGCTCCTAAAGGAAAAGACAATGCAGGAACTATTAAATTCCCGGTAGAAGGAAACGTAGATAATCCTAACAATGAATATATCAGAGCCGGATTCTCTGCGAATGGAGAAATTGTATTAAGCTCACAGAAAAATGCTTTATTACTGGATGAATCTTTAGTTCAGTATGAAAAGAAGCAAGGAAAAGATGTTCCTTTTGTAGAAGTAAAGCAGACAGATGGAAAATTTAAGAAAGTATATGTAAAGCTTGGAGCCAGTGACGGGATCAATGTTCAGATTCTTCCAGGATCCAATATTACAAAAGATTCTGAAGTGAAAGTTTGGAATCCTTCTGATAAAGACAAAGAAGAGTTGAAAGAAAAAGCAAAAGCAAAATAA
- a CDS encoding glycosyltransferase family 39 protein, with the protein MKKSYLILILFVIVKFVLQYSLVSPVYDLQRDEYLHLDQGNHLAWGYISVPPVSSWISWLIKILGGSVFWIRFFPALFGALTMVVVWKAIEELKGGIFACILAALGLLLSSLLRLNMLYQPNSLDVLLWTSFFYILIKYVNTEKVKWLYWGGGIFAIGILNKYNIAFLALGFIPALLITKQRRIFLNPHTYGAALLALIIILPNLIWQYNNGFPVIHHMKELSEFQLVNVNRFNFLKSQLLFFIGVAFVILLGFYALLFYKAFEKIRFFFLGICYYHSSIYVF; encoded by the coding sequence ATGAAGAAAAGCTACCTAATTTTGATCCTCTTTGTCATTGTGAAATTTGTCCTTCAATATTCCTTGGTAAGCCCTGTATACGATTTGCAAAGAGATGAATATTTGCACTTAGATCAAGGTAATCATCTTGCTTGGGGGTATATTTCTGTTCCTCCCGTAAGCTCATGGATATCGTGGCTGATAAAAATATTGGGAGGTTCTGTATTTTGGATTAGATTTTTTCCGGCTTTATTTGGAGCATTGACGATGGTTGTTGTCTGGAAAGCTATTGAAGAATTAAAAGGTGGTATTTTTGCATGTATTCTTGCAGCCTTAGGGTTATTGTTATCTTCGCTGCTCCGATTGAATATGCTTTATCAGCCCAATTCATTGGATGTTTTGTTGTGGACTTCTTTTTTCTACATTCTGATAAAATACGTCAATACAGAAAAAGTAAAGTGGTTATATTGGGGTGGAGGTATTTTTGCAATCGGAATTTTGAACAAATACAATATTGCTTTTCTTGCATTAGGATTTATCCCTGCACTTCTCATAACAAAACAAAGAAGGATTTTTCTAAATCCGCATACTTACGGAGCTGCACTTTTAGCATTAATAATTATTCTTCCCAATCTTATCTGGCAGTATAATAACGGATTTCCGGTAATTCACCATATGAAAGAGCTTTCCGAATTTCAATTGGTGAATGTAAACAGGTTTAACTTTTTGAAATCTCAGCTTTTATTCTTTATTGGTGTTGCGTTTGTTATCCTGTTGGGCTTTTATGCATTATTATTTTATAAAGCTTTTGAAAAAATCAGGTTTTTTTTTCTGGGGATATGTTATTACCATAGCAGTATTTATGTTTTTTAG
- a CDS encoding NAD(P)/FAD-dependent oxidoreductase — MQSKNFDVIIIGGSYAGLSAGMALGRSLRNVLIIDDGKPCNRQTPHSHNFITHDGKTPKEIGELAKKDVEKYDSIQFYDGKVIRVAKNTDGFSVELSSEDTFYAKKIILASGVKDIMPDIPGFTECWGISVIHCPYCHGYEVRNEVTGILSDGDLAYEFSKLVFNLTKELTLFTNGKTKLTHEQVEKLRQNTINLKEDEIVKLEHENGNIQKIIFKNGNEVSLKALYAKIPFEQNIDVSELACELTEHGFIKVDFMQKTSVPGVFACGDNTTMMRSVANAVAQGNFAGAMVNKELSEEEF; from the coding sequence ATGCAAAGTAAAAATTTTGATGTTATTATCATAGGTGGAAGCTATGCTGGCTTATCAGCAGGAATGGCATTGGGAAGATCCTTGAGGAATGTTTTGATTATAGACGACGGGAAACCCTGTAACAGGCAGACCCCGCATTCACATAATTTTATTACTCATGATGGAAAAACGCCAAAAGAAATAGGAGAACTTGCGAAAAAGGATGTAGAAAAGTATGACAGTATTCAGTTTTATGATGGTAAAGTAATCAGAGTAGCCAAAAATACTGATGGTTTCTCTGTAGAACTATCTTCCGAAGATACATTTTATGCTAAAAAAATTATTTTGGCTTCAGGAGTAAAGGATATAATGCCTGATATTCCTGGATTTACAGAATGTTGGGGTATTTCTGTTATACATTGCCCATATTGTCATGGCTATGAGGTAAGAAATGAAGTAACAGGAATTCTATCTGATGGAGATTTGGCTTACGAATTTTCTAAACTTGTTTTTAATTTGACGAAAGAACTTACTTTATTTACTAACGGAAAAACTAAACTTACCCATGAGCAGGTTGAAAAATTGAGACAGAATACCATCAACCTTAAAGAAGATGAAATTGTGAAGCTTGAACATGAAAACGGAAATATTCAAAAAATTATATTTAAAAATGGGAATGAAGTTTCTCTAAAAGCTTTGTATGCGAAAATTCCTTTTGAACAGAATATTGATGTATCTGAATTGGCCTGTGAGTTAACAGAACATGGATTTATCAAAGTAGATTTTATGCAGAAAACTTCTGTTCCCGGAGTTTTTGCCTGTGGAGATAATACAACCATGATGAGGTCGGTAGCTAATGCTGTAGCACAGGGCAATTTTGCTGGAGCCATGGTAAATAAGGAACTTTCGGAAGAAGAGTTTTAG
- a CDS encoding regulatory protein RecX: protein MHMEKKSYTFDEIKQKLVSYCVYQDRCHAEVEQKMREFLLIDEAKEEIILYLMNENYLNEERFTRSYIRGKFYIKHWGRNKIKMNLKQKQISEKMISMCFDEIYEDDYTKTITRIYEDYSSKQKGLQEYQKKAKTIKYLMSRGFEYEKINDIFD from the coding sequence ATCCACATGGAAAAGAAATCTTATACTTTTGATGAAATTAAGCAGAAACTGGTGAGCTATTGTGTGTATCAGGATCGTTGTCATGCCGAGGTAGAACAAAAAATGAGAGAGTTTTTATTGATTGATGAGGCAAAGGAGGAAATTATCCTTTATTTGATGAATGAAAATTATCTTAATGAAGAAAGATTTACCAGAAGTTATATCAGAGGAAAATTTTACATTAAACACTGGGGAAGGAATAAAATCAAAATGAATCTTAAGCAAAAGCAGATTTCTGAAAAGATGATTAGTATGTGTTTTGATGAAATATATGAAGATGATTATACGAAAACCATTACAAGAATCTATGAAGACTATTCTTCTAAGCAAAAGGGACTGCAGGAATATCAAAAAAAAGCAAAGACTATAAAATATTTGATGAGCAGAGGTTTTGAATATGAGAAAATAAATGATATTTTTGACTAA